Proteins found in one Hoplias malabaricus isolate fHopMal1 chromosome 17, fHopMal1.hap1, whole genome shotgun sequence genomic segment:
- the LOC136674046 gene encoding cytoskeleton-associated protein 5-like isoform X1, protein MKEEKSLKILKWNFITSWDEYVEQLKTQMATCLAKWLLDELFHYDFQHQVKAVNAMIEHMEAEAEAVVGCLDLILKWFTLRFFDTSTSILMKAMEFLKLLFTMLSRENYHLSEYEASSVIPYLIQLGNQKMSCAKTSVPF, encoded by the exons ATGAAGGAGGAGAAGTCGCTGAAG ATCCTAAAGTGGAACTTCATCACCTCATGGGATGAGTATGTGGAACAGCTTAAGACACAGATGGCTACCTGCCTGGCAAAGTGGCTGCTAGACGAGCTTTTTCACTACGACTTCCAGCACCAAGTCAAGGCCGTCAATGCCATGATTGAG cacatggaggCAGAGGCGGAGGCTGTGGTTGGCTGTCTGGACTTGATTCTGAAGTGGTTTACGCTGCGGTTCTTCGACACTAGCACCAGTATACTGATGAAAGCCATGGAGTTCCTCAAACTCCTCTTCACCATGCTGAGCAGGGAGAACTACCATCTCAGTGAATATGAAGCATCCTCCGTCATCCCCTACTTAATCCA GTTGGGGAATCAAAAGATGTCGTGCGCAAAGACGTCCGTGCCATTCTGA
- the LOC136674046 gene encoding cytoskeleton-associated protein 5-like isoform X2 gives MKEEKSLKILKWNFITSWDEYVEQLKTQMATCLAKWLLDELFHYDFQHQVKAVNAMIEHMEAEAEAVVGCLDLILKWFTLRFFDTSTSILMKAMEFLKLLFTMLSRENYHLSEYEASSVIPYLIQ, from the exons ATGAAGGAGGAGAAGTCGCTGAAG ATCCTAAAGTGGAACTTCATCACCTCATGGGATGAGTATGTGGAACAGCTTAAGACACAGATGGCTACCTGCCTGGCAAAGTGGCTGCTAGACGAGCTTTTTCACTACGACTTCCAGCACCAAGTCAAGGCCGTCAATGCCATGATTGAG cacatggaggCAGAGGCGGAGGCTGTGGTTGGCTGTCTGGACTTGATTCTGAAGTGGTTTACGCTGCGGTTCTTCGACACTAGCACCAGTATACTGATGAAAGCCATGGAGTTCCTCAAACTCCTCTTCACCATGCTGAGCAGGGAGAACTACCATCTCAGTGAATATGAAGCATCCTCCGTCATCCCCTACTTAATCCAGTAA